The Nocardioides ochotonae genome segment CGCTGCGAGGCCGGCTGGTCGAGGCCCTGGCCGCGAGCGAGGACGCGGCGGCGGCCGAGGCCACCACGGAGTTCGCCGTCGAGGCGATCGGCACCTTCGGGCGGCTGCCCGGGGCCGCCGGGCGCGGGTCGCCCGCCTGGTCGTCGTACGCCGCGCTCCAGCGGGTCGCCCCCGAGCAGCTCGTCGAGCGCCTGGTCCGCGCGCTGCTGGTGGCCGGGACCGACCAGGAGCGCGCCCGGCGCACGGCCGCCCGCCGCATCGGCGCCTTCACCGCGGCCGCGGAGGCCGAGGCGCGGCGGCGTACCGCGGAGGAGAAGGGGGCCGCCCACGTCGCGCGCACCGCCGTGCGGGCCACCATCGACCAGCTCGACTTCCTCTCCGCGCGGCGCTCCGACCTCGACGAGCTGCGCCGCCAGGTGCACCCGCTGGCGCGCCGACTGGCCACCCGGCTGACCCAGGAGCACCACGCGCAACGTCGCGGCCCGGTCGACTTCCGGCGCACCGTGCGGGCCTCGCTCTCCACCGGCGGTGTGCCCCTGGAGACCCGCCACAAGCCCAAGCGGCCGCACCGCACCGACCTGGTGGTGCTGTGCGACGTGAGCGGGTCGGTGGCCAACTTCGCGCAGTTCACGCTGCTGCTGGTGCTCGCGCTGCGCGACCAGTTCCAGAACCTGCGCGCGTTCACCTTCGTCGACCAGGTCCACGAGGTGACCCATCACCTGCGCCCGCAGGCCGACCCGGCCGAGGTGATGGCCGACCTGGCCGCCAGCGCGTCGCACGCCGCGCTGTGGGGGCGCACCAGCTATGGCCGCGCGTTCACCCGCTTCGCCGAGGAGCACGCCGACGCGCTCGGGCCGCGGTCGTCCCTGCTGATCCTCGGCGACGCGCGCTCCAACCACGGCGACCTGGCCCTCGGCGCGCTGCGGGAGATGGCCGGGTCCGCGCGGCACGCCTGGTGGCTCAACCCCGAGCACCGCCGGCAGTGGGACACCGGCGACTCCGCCGCCAGCGCGTACGGCGAGGTCGTCGACATGGTGGAGTGCCGCAACCTCACCCAGCTCTCCGACTTCGTCCACGACCTGCTCTGAGCCGCGCCGGCCGCCACAAGGACCGACTCGCGCAACCACAAGGACCGACTCGCGCAACCATCAGGGCCGACTCGGGAGGGTCAGGTGAAGACGGGGCGCAGGCGGGTGAGCGCCTCCTCGATCTCGTGGCCCTGGCCGGCGAAGCTGAAGCGCACCGAGCGGTGCCCGTCGACGGTGTCGAAGTCGATGCCGGGCGCCATGGCGACGCCGACCCGCTCCAGCACGTCGCGGGTGAAGGCCATCGAGTCGTTGGTGAGGTGGCCGATGTCGGCGTAGGCGTAGAACGCGCCGTCCGCGGGCGCGAGCCGGGTGACGCCGAGGTCGGCGAGCCCGTCGAGCAGCAGCCGGCGGTTCTCGGCGTAGCGGCGCACGTGGCCGTCCAGCTCGGCGTACGACTCCTCCTCGAAGGCGGCCAGGCAGGCGCGCTGGGCGATCACCGGCGGGCAGATCGTGAAGTTGCCGGTGAGCACGTCGACCGCGCGGCGCAGCCGGTCCGGCACCAGCATCCAGCCGATCCGCCAGCCGGTCATCGAGAAGTACTTGCTGAAGCTGGAGAACACCACCGCCTCGCGGCTGGTCTCCCACGCCGAGCGGGCCAGGTGCGCGTCCCCGGTGTCCAGGCCGGCGTACTCGATGCCGTGGTAGATCTCATCGGAGATGAGCTGGATGCCGTGCTCCTCGCAGTACGCCGCGAGCGCGGCCAGCTCGGCGGGCAGCAGCATCGTGCCGGTGGGGTTCGCGGGGCTCGCCACGACCAGGCCCTTGATGTCGGGGCCGAGCGCGGCGACCTGCTCGACGGTCGGCTGGAAGCGGGTCTCGGGCCCGGTGGGGATCTCCACGACCTCGCAGCCCAGGGCGCTGAGCACATTGCGGTAGCAGGGGTAGCCCGGCCGGGCCATCGCCACCTTGTCGCCGACCTCGAACGCCGCGAGGAAGGCCAGCAGGAAGCCGCCGCTGGAGCCGGTCGTGACCACGACCTCGTCGGGGGAGACCTCGATGCCGTGGGTCCGCCGGTGGTGCGCGGCGATCCGCTCGCGCAGCTCGAGCAGGCCGGCCGCCGGGGTGTAGCCGAGCGGGTCCCCGGACTGCAGCAGCCGGATCGCCTCGGCGTTGACCGGTGCGGGGGCGCCGGTGCTGGGCTGCCCGGCGAGCAGGTTGATCATGTCGCCGTGGGTGCGCTGGCGCGCGGCCGACGCGGCGAGCAGGTCCATGACGTGGAACGGCGGGACGTTGGCGCGGCTGGCCACCGCGAAGCGGTCGTTCAGGGAGGTCACGCCCCGACTGTAGGCACTCCCGCGCGCGCCGCGGCGTGCCGCCCTGCCCGTCGCCCGAAGAACGAGCCCTCGCCGAGCTGGGTGCCCGAGGCGTAGCCCTTGCCGTCCTGGGCGATGTTGGAGGCGCAGGCGCCCGCGGCGTACAGCCCGGGGACGACGGAGCCGTCGGCGCGCTGCACCTGGCCGTCGACGGTGGTGCGCAGACCACCGAGGGTGAACCCGGCGTACATCGCGTGCCCCAGGCGCAGGTCGAAGACCGCCCACGGCCCCACCGACTGCGGGGCGACCCACTCCGGAGCCTTGTGGAAGTCGGGGTCCTCGCCGCGCGCGGCGTGCTCGTCGTAGCGCGCCAGGGTCGCGGTGACCGAGCCGGCGGGCAGGTCCAGCGCGGCCTCGAGCTCGGCGAGCGTCTCGTAGCCGTCGATGAGCGGCACCAGGGAGTACTTCGAATACTCGACGTGCTCGCTGTCGACGATGAGGTACGCCGCGGAGCCGGGCTGCTCCATCACGAACTGCGAGGTGCGGGAGTGGTAGGAGTCCTCGGCGACGAAGCGTTCGCCGCGCTGGTTGACGATCACCCCGGTCAGCAGGCGGGACGGCGGGTAGCACGGCGCGGTGATGAACGGCTCGTCCATGTGCTTGAGCTCGGCGCCGGCGGACTCGCCGAGGCGGATGCCGAGCCCGTCGTCGTAGGTCGAGCCGAGCGTGAACAGCTTCTCGCCGAGCTGCGGGGTCCAGCGCGCGACCATCGCCGGGTTCATCACGAAGCCCCCGGCGGCGATCACCACGGCCCCCGCGCGCACCATGCCGGTCTCCTCGAAGCGGCGCCAGGCCAGCCCGGTGACGGCGCCCGCGTCGTCGAGCACCAGGTTGGTCGCGCCGGTCTCGTAGCGGACCTCGACGCCGGCCTCCTCGAGACGGTCGCGCAGCAGGTCCATCACCATCCGGGTGCCCTCGGTGTCGCCGGGGACCGGCACCTTGTGCCCGCGCGGCGCGGGCGGCACCTGCTCGCGGAACGGCCAGACCTTCTCGTTGCCGGTGAACATCAGGCCCTGGGTGCCGGGCTGGATCACCGCCTTCTCGGGATAGAAGGAGCGCTCGAACTCGAAGCCGAGCGACTCCAGCCAGTCGCAGTGCTCGACCGAGCCGTCGCAGTAGGCGCGGATCTTGTCGTGCTCGGGCTCCTTGGAGACCGCCACCAGGTAGTCGTACATCGCGTCGGCGGAGTCCTCGTGGCCGGTCGCGCGCTGCACGACGGTGCCGCCGCCCAGGTAGAAATGGCCCCCGGACATGCTCGAGGTGCCGCCGTGCACCGCCGCCCGCTCCAGCACCAGCACCCGCGCTCCGGCGCGCGCCGCCTCCAGCGCCGCGCACCCGCCGGCGATGCCGAAGCCGACCACCACCACGTCGTACGACGCGGCGCCGTCGAGGACGTCGGGGGACAGCACGTCGGGGACCCGGATGCCCGCAGGCTCGCTCGTCATGCGAGGAATCTAGAACAAGTTCCACTTCTGCGCGACGGGATGGGAGTGCGCCCGGCCGTTAGCATCGGGACTCCCGCCCAGTCCCGAGGTGCCATGGCCTTCGACGCCCATCAGCTGGACCTGTTCCTGCTGATCGGCGCGGCGGTGACCCTGATGGCGGTGCTCGCCGTCCGCTTCTCGCACCGCGCCGGGCTGCCCAGCCTGCTGGTCTACCTCATGATCGGCGTGCTGCTCGGTGCCTCCGGGCTCGGAATCGACCTGG includes the following:
- a CDS encoding VWA domain-containing protein: MSLLDRHLSFLEALRGAGLPVSLAEDLDAVAALTAVTWEDRALVREAYAATLVKRRTQRPTFDTLFDLWFPRLVGEGYAGDPDADPRADDAPSPGQVRDGAAALESLRGRLVEALAASEDAAAAEATTEFAVEAIGTFGRLPGAAGRGSPAWSSYAALQRVAPEQLVERLVRALLVAGTDQERARRTAARRIGAFTAAAEAEARRRTAEEKGAAHVARTAVRATIDQLDFLSARRSDLDELRRQVHPLARRLATRLTQEHHAQRRGPVDFRRTVRASLSTGGVPLETRHKPKRPHRTDLVVLCDVSGSVANFAQFTLLLVLALRDQFQNLRAFTFVDQVHEVTHHLRPQADPAEVMADLAASASHAALWGRTSYGRAFTRFAEEHADALGPRSSLLILGDARSNHGDLALGALREMAGSARHAWWLNPEHRRQWDTGDSAASAYGEVVDMVECRNLTQLSDFVHDLL
- a CDS encoding pyridoxal phosphate-dependent aminotransferase; the encoded protein is MTSLNDRFAVASRANVPPFHVMDLLAASAARQRTHGDMINLLAGQPSTGAPAPVNAEAIRLLQSGDPLGYTPAAGLLELRERIAAHHRRTHGIEVSPDEVVVTTGSSGGFLLAFLAAFEVGDKVAMARPGYPCYRNVLSALGCEVVEIPTGPETRFQPTVEQVAALGPDIKGLVVASPANPTGTMLLPAELAALAAYCEEHGIQLISDEIYHGIEYAGLDTGDAHLARSAWETSREAVVFSSFSKYFSMTGWRIGWMLVPDRLRRAVDVLTGNFTICPPVIAQRACLAAFEEESYAELDGHVRRYAENRRLLLDGLADLGVTRLAPADGAFYAYADIGHLTNDSMAFTRDVLERVGVAMAPGIDFDTVDGHRSVRFSFAGQGHEIEEALTRLRPVFT
- a CDS encoding FAD-binding protein; the encoded protein is MTSEPAGIRVPDVLSPDVLDGAASYDVVVVGFGIAGGCAALEAARAGARVLVLERAAVHGGTSSMSGGHFYLGGGTVVQRATGHEDSADAMYDYLVAVSKEPEHDKIRAYCDGSVEHCDWLESLGFEFERSFYPEKAVIQPGTQGLMFTGNEKVWPFREQVPPAPRGHKVPVPGDTEGTRMVMDLLRDRLEEAGVEVRYETGATNLVLDDAGAVTGLAWRRFEETGMVRAGAVVIAAGGFVMNPAMVARWTPQLGEKLFTLGSTYDDGLGIRLGESAGAELKHMDEPFITAPCYPPSRLLTGVIVNQRGERFVAEDSYHSRTSQFVMEQPGSAAYLIVDSEHVEYSKYSLVPLIDGYETLAELEAALDLPAGSVTATLARYDEHAARGEDPDFHKAPEWVAPQSVGPWAVFDLRLGHAMYAGFTLGGLRTTVDGQVQRADGSVVPGLYAAGACASNIAQDGKGYASGTQLGEGSFFGRRAGRHAAARAGVPTVGA